From Microlunatus capsulatus, a single genomic window includes:
- a CDS encoding thymidine phosphorylase has translation MTPPPAAGRAPYDAVELIRCKRDGGELEPAAVDWLLQAYTDGEVAEEQMAAMAMAVFFRGLTRAELGRWTAAMIASGERLDFSGLSRPTVDKHSTGGVGDKITLPLAPLVAACGVAVPQLSGRGLGHTGGTLDKLEAVPGWRAGLSNAEMLAQLEDVGAVICAAGSGLAPADKKLYALRDVTGTVESIPLIASSIMSKKIAEGTSALVLDVKVGTGAFMKDEADARALAETMVGLGQDAGVTTVALLTQMSSPLGLTAGNALEVQESVDVLAGGGPADVVELTLALAREMLGAAGRGDVDPAAALADGRAMDVWRRMIRAQGGDPDAPLPRARETEVVRAESDGVLTSLDAMAVGLAAWRLGAGRARREDSVQAGAGVELHVKPGDRVRAGDPVLTLHTDTPERFDRARAALEGGWSVGPEAPRAEPLVLARIA, from the coding sequence ATGACCCCGCCCCCCGCCGCCGGCCGCGCCCCCTACGACGCCGTCGAGCTGATCCGCTGCAAGCGCGACGGCGGCGAGCTGGAGCCGGCCGCCGTCGACTGGCTGCTGCAGGCCTACACCGACGGCGAGGTGGCCGAGGAGCAGATGGCGGCCATGGCCATGGCGGTGTTCTTCCGCGGACTGACCCGCGCCGAGCTGGGCCGCTGGACGGCGGCGATGATCGCCTCGGGCGAGCGGCTCGACTTCTCCGGGCTGTCCCGGCCGACCGTCGACAAGCACTCCACCGGCGGCGTCGGGGACAAGATCACCCTGCCGCTCGCCCCGCTGGTGGCGGCCTGCGGCGTCGCGGTGCCGCAGCTGTCGGGTCGCGGGCTGGGCCACACCGGCGGCACGCTGGACAAGCTGGAGGCGGTCCCGGGCTGGCGGGCGGGGCTCAGCAACGCCGAGATGCTGGCCCAGCTGGAGGACGTCGGCGCCGTGATCTGCGCGGCGGGCTCGGGCCTCGCGCCCGCCGACAAGAAGCTGTACGCGCTGCGCGACGTCACCGGGACCGTCGAGTCGATCCCGCTGATCGCCTCCTCGATCATGAGCAAGAAGATCGCCGAGGGCACCTCGGCCCTGGTGCTCGACGTCAAGGTCGGCACCGGAGCCTTCATGAAGGACGAGGCCGACGCCCGGGCGCTGGCGGAGACGATGGTCGGGCTCGGCCAGGACGCCGGCGTCACCACGGTCGCGCTGCTCACGCAGATGTCGAGCCCGCTGGGGCTGACCGCGGGCAACGCGCTGGAGGTCCAGGAGTCGGTCGACGTGCTGGCGGGCGGCGGGCCGGCCGACGTCGTCGAGCTCACGCTCGCGCTGGCCCGGGAGATGCTCGGGGCCGCCGGCCGCGGGGACGTCGACCCGGCGGCGGCGCTGGCCGACGGCCGGGCCATGGACGTCTGGCGGCGGATGATCCGCGCCCAGGGCGGTGACCCCGACGCCCCGCTGCCCCGCGCCCGGGAGACCGAGGTCGTCCGCGCGGAGTCCGACGGCGTGCTGACCTCCCTCGACGCCATGGCCGTCGGGCTGGCTGCCTGGCGGCTCGGGGCCGGCCGGGCCCGGCGCGAGGACAGCGTCCAGGCCGGCGCCGGCGTCGAGCTGCACGTGAAGCCGGGCGACCGGGTGCGCGCCGGCGACCCCGTCCTCACCCTGCACACCGACACCCCCGAGCGGTTCGACCGCGCCCGCGCCGCCCTGGAGGGCGGCTGGTCCGTCGGTCCGGAGGCGCCCCGGGCCGAGCCGCTGGTGCTGGCCCGCATCGCCTGA
- a CDS encoding fumarylacetoacetate hydrolase family protein, with product MRIARFASGGDPQYGVVELLEDGGRNPGTVAVLTGDPLATPVQLTGERHELEGVRLLAPVIPRSKVVAVGRNYAAHAAELGNAVPTTPLTFFKPNTSVIGPGDAIVHPRVSEQVSFEGELAVVIGRICKEVPESRAAEVIFGYTVANDVTARDLQKSDGQWARAKGYDTFCPLGPWITTHQTLDEVADLGIRTTLDGVEKQNGRTSDMVHSIPALIAYITSFTTLLPGDVILTGTPEGVGTMRPGQEVSIEIEGIGTLTNTVTSDSPEAAAPRSTETE from the coding sequence ATGCGCATCGCACGTTTCGCCTCCGGCGGCGACCCCCAGTACGGCGTCGTCGAGCTCCTCGAGGACGGTGGCCGGAACCCCGGCACCGTCGCCGTCCTCACCGGCGACCCGCTCGCCACCCCGGTCCAGCTGACCGGGGAGCGGCACGAGCTGGAGGGGGTGCGGCTGCTCGCCCCGGTGATCCCGCGGAGCAAGGTCGTGGCCGTCGGCCGCAACTACGCCGCGCACGCGGCCGAGCTCGGCAACGCCGTGCCCACCACCCCGCTGACCTTCTTCAAGCCCAACACCTCCGTCATCGGCCCAGGCGACGCCATCGTGCACCCGCGGGTCAGCGAGCAGGTGAGCTTCGAGGGCGAGCTGGCTGTCGTCATCGGCCGGATCTGCAAGGAGGTGCCGGAGTCCCGCGCGGCCGAGGTGATCTTCGGCTACACCGTGGCCAACGACGTCACCGCCCGCGACCTGCAGAAGAGCGACGGCCAGTGGGCCCGCGCCAAGGGCTACGACACGTTCTGCCCGCTCGGCCCCTGGATCACCACCCACCAGACCCTCGACGAGGTCGCCGACCTCGGCATCCGCACCACCCTCGACGGCGTCGAGAAGCAGAACGGCCGCACCAGCGACATGGTGCACTCCATCCCCGCGCTGATCGCCTACATCACCTCCTTCACCACCCTGCTGCCGGGTGACGTCATCCTCACCGGCACCCCGGAGGGCGTCGGCACGATGCGGCCCGGCCAGGAGGTCAGCATCGAGATCGAGGGCATCGGCACCCTCACCAACACCGTGACCTCGGACAGCCCCGAGGCCGCGGCCCCCCGCAGCACCGAGACGGAGTGA
- the gltX gene encoding glutamate--tRNA ligase: protein MTSPDVPSSPPDPSSPPADRALRGIAPADVRVRFPPSPTGNLHVGNVRSALFNWAFARHHGGTFVLRIEDTDAGRNLEESYTGLLDSLGWLGLDWDEGPVTGGPYGPYIQSERSSVYRDVVAKLLDAGLVYRCFCTREEIEAREAARSKGTPPGYDGFCRDLPAERVAELDALGTSSVVRMRVPDAPISFDDLVRGPITFAPENVPDYVLVRGNGEPLYTLVNPVDDALMRITHVLRGEDLLPSTPRQIVLYQALAQVGVGGGQVPVFGHLPTVLGEGNRRLSKRDQGSGLAEYREKGYLPEALLNYLALLGWAIAEDRDVFSLAEMVEAFDISRVNANPARFDARKCEAINASHIRALPPAELERQLLPFLHAAGLVQDPPTPGESQLLAAATPLVQERMNTLSEVVDMLGFLFRADADVVIDPTAGMSPDADRTLAAAAEALEGLDSFDHAAVEAALRSALVEGLGLKPKLAFGPVRIAITGRRISPPLFESIELLGRSSALARIAAARSSLATDQPAG, encoded by the coding sequence GTGACCAGCCCCGACGTCCCCTCCAGCCCGCCCGACCCGTCCAGCCCGCCCGCCGACCGCGCCCTGCGCGGCATCGCCCCCGCCGACGTGCGGGTCCGGTTCCCGCCGTCGCCGACCGGCAACCTGCACGTCGGCAACGTCCGCAGCGCGCTGTTCAACTGGGCCTTCGCCCGCCACCACGGCGGCACCTTCGTGCTCCGCATCGAGGACACCGACGCCGGCCGCAACCTCGAGGAGTCCTACACCGGGCTGCTCGACTCGCTCGGCTGGCTGGGCCTCGACTGGGACGAGGGCCCGGTCACGGGTGGGCCCTACGGGCCCTACATCCAGTCCGAGCGCAGCAGCGTCTACCGCGACGTCGTCGCGAAGCTGCTGGACGCCGGGCTGGTCTACCGCTGCTTCTGCACGCGCGAGGAGATCGAGGCCCGCGAGGCCGCTCGGTCCAAGGGCACGCCGCCCGGCTACGACGGCTTCTGCCGCGACCTGCCGGCCGAGCGGGTGGCCGAGCTCGACGCGCTGGGCACCTCCTCGGTGGTCCGGATGCGGGTGCCCGACGCGCCGATCTCCTTCGACGACCTGGTCCGGGGCCCCATCACCTTCGCGCCCGAGAACGTGCCGGACTACGTGCTCGTGCGCGGGAACGGCGAGCCGCTCTACACCCTCGTCAACCCCGTCGACGACGCCCTGATGCGGATCACCCACGTGCTCCGCGGCGAGGACCTGCTGCCCTCGACGCCCCGCCAGATCGTGCTCTACCAGGCGCTGGCCCAGGTCGGCGTCGGCGGCGGCCAGGTCCCGGTGTTCGGCCACCTGCCGACGGTGCTGGGGGAGGGCAACCGCCGGCTCTCCAAGCGCGACCAGGGCTCCGGCCTGGCCGAGTACCGCGAGAAGGGCTACCTGCCCGAGGCGCTGCTCAACTACCTGGCCCTGCTGGGCTGGGCGATCGCGGAGGACCGCGACGTCTTCTCCCTGGCCGAGATGGTCGAGGCCTTCGACATCTCCCGGGTGAACGCCAACCCGGCCCGCTTCGACGCCCGCAAGTGCGAGGCCATCAACGCCTCCCACATCCGGGCGCTGCCGCCGGCCGAGCTGGAGCGCCAGCTGCTGCCCTTCCTGCACGCCGCCGGGCTGGTGCAGGACCCGCCGACGCCGGGGGAGAGCCAGCTGCTCGCCGCGGCGACGCCGCTGGTGCAGGAGCGGATGAACACGCTGTCGGAGGTCGTCGACATGCTCGGCTTCCTCTTCCGCGCCGACGCCGACGTGGTCATCGACCCGACGGCCGGGATGAGCCCCGACGCCGACCGCACGCTCGCGGCCGCCGCCGAGGCGTTGGAGGGGCTGGACTCCTTCGACCACGCCGCCGTCGAGGCCGCCCTGCGGTCCGCGCTGGTCGAGGGGCTGGGCCTCAAGCCCAAGCTGGCCTTCGGCCCGGTGCGGATCGCGATCACCGGGCGGCGGATCTCCCCGCCGCTGTTCGAGTCCATCGAGCTGCTGGGCCGGTCCTCGGCGCTGGCCCGGATCGCCGCGGCGCGGTCCTCGCTGGCGACCGACCAGCCGGCGGGCTGA
- a CDS encoding CPBP family intramembrane glutamic endopeptidase, whose product MLPVDGAPYPLVLRGPGYAPGRSVLGVVLGLSLFVLLTGLVSQVVIVLGWALTAGDVVYADYARQALAFERPVGMLGANLGIATLIPIACGILWLVHRVHPRWLASVRPGLRWRYLLVCLGIALVSLNGVLLLSQLAAPDRPAVGLQPGFWGFLVVILLTSPLQAAAEEIFFRGYLLQALGSLVSQPWFGVVVSSVVFALLHGTQNLPLFVDRLAFGLLAAVLVWRTGGLEAGIAAHVVNNVFAYVFAGATTGIAALKAVREIGWLDALFDVGGFAVFAVLAHLAFRALKLRHVVDLDAAGTVVR is encoded by the coding sequence GTGCTGCCGGTCGACGGCGCCCCGTACCCGCTCGTCCTGCGGGGGCCGGGCTACGCGCCGGGCCGCTCGGTCCTCGGCGTGGTGCTCGGGCTGTCGCTGTTCGTGCTGCTGACCGGGCTGGTGAGCCAGGTCGTCATCGTGCTGGGCTGGGCGCTGACCGCGGGTGACGTCGTCTACGCCGACTACGCCCGGCAGGCGCTCGCCTTCGAGCGCCCGGTCGGGATGCTGGGGGCCAACCTCGGCATCGCCACGCTCATCCCCATCGCCTGCGGCATCCTCTGGCTGGTCCACCGGGTGCACCCGCGCTGGCTGGCGTCGGTCCGCCCGGGGCTGCGGTGGCGCTACCTGCTGGTCTGCCTGGGCATCGCCCTGGTGAGCCTCAACGGGGTGCTGCTGCTCTCCCAGCTCGCGGCCCCCGACCGGCCCGCCGTGGGGCTGCAGCCGGGCTTCTGGGGCTTCCTCGTCGTCATCCTGCTGACCTCGCCGTTGCAGGCGGCGGCCGAGGAGATCTTCTTCCGGGGCTACCTCCTGCAGGCGCTGGGCAGCCTCGTCTCCCAGCCCTGGTTCGGCGTCGTCGTCTCCTCGGTGGTGTTCGCGCTCCTGCACGGCACGCAGAACCTGCCCCTGTTCGTCGACCGGCTCGCGTTCGGCCTGCTGGCCGCCGTGCTCGTCTGGCGCACCGGCGGCCTGGAGGCCGGGATCGCCGCCCACGTGGTCAACAACGTCTTCGCCTACGTGTTCGCGGGGGCGACCACCGGCATCGCCGCGCTCAAGGCCGTGCGGGAGATCGGGTGGCTCGACGCGCTGTTCGACGTGGGCGGCTTCGCCGTCTTCGCGGTGCTCGCGCACCTGGCCTTCCGGGCACTGAAGCTGCGGCACGTGGTCGACCTCGACGCCGCCGGGACCGTCGTCCGCTGA
- a CDS encoding Gfo/Idh/MocA family protein: protein MTTRIGVLGFGLRSSLAAYAHQPDAGSRVVAVADPDPARRRAAGEQLGDGVALLPDLDTLLEQDLDAVLVLTPDHRHEEHALRTLERGVPTFVEKPLAITTDGADRILEQARRTGTRLYVGHNMRHMPVVRALRDAVLVGRVGEVKAVWCRHFVSTGGDYYFKDWHADRTRTTGLLLQKGAHDLDVIHWLAGGYTTRAQAMGTLAVYGGIADRRDNADRQMPDWYSVDTWPPTSQRELAPVLDVEDLSMANLALDNGVLASYQQCHFTPDYWRSYTVIGTEGRLENFGDGPDATVALWDRRSDTYRAEPDAVLPLRSGAGGHGGADPLLVAEFLRFARDGGPTDTSPVAARQAVAAGVAATTSLRSGGAVVDVPALDPGLTAYFAAGQVAPTGA from the coding sequence ATGACCACCCGCATCGGCGTCCTCGGCTTCGGCCTGCGCTCGAGCCTCGCCGCCTACGCCCACCAGCCCGACGCCGGCAGCCGCGTCGTCGCCGTCGCCGACCCGGACCCCGCCCGGCGACGGGCGGCGGGGGAGCAGCTGGGGGACGGCGTGGCCCTGCTGCCCGACCTCGACACCCTGCTGGAGCAGGACCTCGACGCCGTGCTCGTGCTGACGCCGGACCACCGGCACGAGGAGCACGCCCTCCGCACGCTGGAGCGCGGGGTGCCGACCTTCGTCGAGAAGCCGTTGGCGATCACCACGGACGGGGCCGACCGGATCCTCGAGCAGGCGCGGCGGACCGGCACCCGCCTCTACGTCGGGCACAACATGCGGCACATGCCCGTGGTCCGGGCGCTCCGCGACGCCGTGCTCGTGGGCCGGGTGGGTGAGGTGAAGGCCGTCTGGTGCCGGCACTTCGTCTCCACCGGCGGCGACTACTACTTCAAGGACTGGCACGCCGACCGCACGCGGACGACCGGGCTGCTGCTGCAGAAGGGCGCCCACGACCTCGACGTCATCCACTGGCTGGCGGGCGGCTACACCACGCGCGCGCAGGCGATGGGCACGCTGGCGGTGTACGGCGGGATCGCCGACCGTCGCGACAACGCCGACCGGCAGATGCCCGACTGGTACTCCGTGGACACCTGGCCCCCGACCAGCCAGCGCGAGCTCGCCCCGGTGCTGGACGTCGAGGACCTCTCGATGGCCAACCTGGCCCTCGACAACGGGGTGCTGGCCTCGTACCAGCAGTGCCACTTCACCCCGGACTACTGGCGCAGCTACACCGTCATCGGGACCGAGGGCCGGCTGGAGAACTTCGGCGACGGCCCCGACGCCACGGTGGCCCTGTGGGACCGGCGCTCCGACACCTACCGCGCCGAGCCCGACGCCGTCCTGCCGCTGCGCTCCGGCGCCGGCGGCCACGGGGGTGCCGACCCCCTGCTCGTCGCGGAGTTCCTGCGCTTCGCCCGGGACGGCGGGCCGACCGACACCTCACCGGTCGCCGCCCGGCAGGCCGTGGCCGCCGGCGTCGCCGCCACCACGTCGCTGCGCTCGGGCGGGGCCGTCGTCGACGTGCCGGCGCTCGACCCCGGTCTCACCGCGTACTTCGCCGCCGGTCAGGTCGCGCCGACGGGCGCCTGA
- a CDS encoding pyridoxal phosphate-dependent decarboxylase family protein: MDAERRVMDRVVAEAVDFLGGLDERPVCAAHDVDQVAEALGGPLPETGEDPVAVLDALVAGAGPGVVATPSGRFFGWVIGGVLPAALGADWLTSLWDQNAGLLASSPAAAGAERVAAGWLLDLLGLPADAGVGFVTGAMMANFTCLAAARHAVYRRIGWDVEADGLTGAPSLTVVVGEERHDTVDVALRYLGLGPARSVVVPADGQGRLRLDALAAALEARAPGPLVVCLQAGNVNSGAFDPLGPAVDLVHAHGGWAHVDGAFGLWAAAAPGLRHLTAGHERADSWATDAHKTLNVPYDSGLAVVADAAALHAAMGVHAAYLIQDERPDPIASVPEFSRRARGFTVWAALRSLGRTGVAELVQGFVDRAHRFAAALDALDGVAVVNDVDFTQVCLAFDGDVETRESHAGCWPRGRPG; encoded by the coding sequence GTGGACGCTGAGCGACGGGTCATGGACCGGGTGGTGGCCGAGGCGGTGGACTTCCTGGGCGGCCTCGACGAGCGGCCGGTCTGCGCCGCCCACGACGTCGACCAGGTGGCCGAGGCCCTGGGCGGGCCGCTGCCGGAGACGGGCGAGGACCCCGTCGCGGTGCTGGACGCCCTGGTGGCCGGCGCCGGTCCGGGCGTGGTCGCCACCCCCTCGGGCCGGTTCTTCGGCTGGGTCATCGGCGGGGTGCTGCCCGCCGCCCTGGGCGCGGACTGGCTGACCTCGCTGTGGGACCAGAACGCGGGCCTGCTGGCCAGCTCCCCGGCGGCCGCCGGGGCCGAGCGGGTGGCCGCCGGGTGGCTGCTCGACCTGCTGGGCCTTCCGGCCGACGCGGGCGTCGGGTTCGTCACCGGCGCCATGATGGCCAACTTCACCTGCCTCGCCGCCGCCCGGCACGCCGTGTACCGCCGGATCGGCTGGGACGTCGAGGCCGACGGCCTGACGGGGGCGCCGTCGCTGACCGTGGTCGTGGGCGAGGAGCGGCACGACACCGTCGACGTGGCGCTGCGCTACCTCGGCCTGGGTCCGGCGCGCAGCGTCGTGGTGCCCGCCGACGGGCAGGGCCGGCTGCGGCTCGACGCGCTGGCCGCGGCGCTGGAGGCCCGCGCGCCGGGGCCGCTCGTGGTCTGCCTGCAGGCCGGCAACGTCAACAGCGGGGCCTTCGACCCCCTCGGTCCGGCCGTGGACCTGGTGCACGCCCACGGCGGCTGGGCGCACGTCGACGGCGCCTTCGGGCTGTGGGCGGCGGCCGCTCCGGGCCTGCGGCACCTCACCGCCGGCCACGAGCGTGCGGACTCCTGGGCCACCGACGCGCACAAGACGCTCAACGTCCCCTACGACAGCGGGCTCGCCGTGGTCGCCGACGCCGCCGCGCTGCACGCCGCCATGGGCGTGCACGCCGCCTACCTCATCCAGGACGAGCGGCCCGACCCCATCGCCTCGGTGCCCGAGTTCTCCCGTCGCGCCCGCGGCTTCACCGTCTGGGCCGCGCTCCGCTCGCTCGGCCGGACCGGGGTCGCGGAGCTGGTCCAGGGCTTCGTCGACCGGGCGCACCGGTTCGCGGCGGCGCTGGACGCCCTGGACGGCGTCGCGGTGGTCAACGACGTCGACTTCACCCAGGTCTGCCTCGCCTTCGACGGCGACGTCGAGACCCGCGAGTCGCACGCCGGCTGCTGGCCGAGGGGACGGCCTGGATGA
- a CDS encoding App1 family protein, with translation MSDPTPKVNRALRLDHAVMRWRARRVRENGYVATVIPYTGYGSTAWIRVLGRVVLDRPAAADAGEAAGARGWRNFTKVPVEDAEVEVRVGGTTAVVTADNSGIVDAVVDVDLEPGWHEITLSAEGSRPARAHVEVIDPDVGFGLVSDIDDTVMVTALPRPLLAAWHTFVVNEHARTTTPGMPVLYERLTSQHPGAPVIYLSTGAWNVAPTLTRFLSRNLYPRGALLLTDWGPTPDRWFRSGREHKRASLERLAEEFPDVRWLLVGDDGQHDEAIYGAFVARHAEKVAAVCIRQLSPGEAVLAGAGYRDHNVSGRAARVPWLYAPDGAGLAEKLDDTGLLAAPTPQPEVTP, from the coding sequence GTGAGCGACCCCACCCCGAAGGTCAACCGCGCCCTCCGCCTCGACCACGCCGTCATGCGCTGGCGAGCGCGGCGCGTCCGCGAGAACGGCTACGTGGCGACGGTCATCCCCTACACCGGCTACGGCTCCACCGCCTGGATCCGCGTGCTCGGCCGGGTGGTGCTGGACCGGCCCGCCGCGGCCGACGCCGGGGAGGCGGCCGGCGCGCGCGGCTGGCGCAACTTCACCAAGGTGCCGGTGGAGGACGCCGAGGTCGAGGTGCGGGTGGGCGGCACGACGGCGGTGGTGACGGCCGACAACAGCGGCATCGTCGACGCAGTGGTCGACGTCGACCTCGAGCCGGGCTGGCACGAGATCACCCTCAGCGCCGAGGGCTCGCGCCCCGCCCGCGCCCACGTGGAGGTCATCGACCCCGACGTCGGCTTCGGCCTGGTCTCCGACATCGACGACACGGTGATGGTCACCGCCCTCCCCCGGCCGCTGCTGGCGGCCTGGCACACCTTCGTGGTCAACGAGCACGCCCGGACCACCACCCCCGGGATGCCCGTGCTGTACGAGCGGCTGACCTCCCAGCACCCCGGAGCGCCCGTCATCTACCTGTCCACCGGGGCGTGGAACGTGGCCCCGACGCTGACCCGCTTCCTCTCCCGCAACCTCTACCCGCGCGGCGCGCTGCTGCTCACCGACTGGGGCCCGACGCCGGACCGCTGGTTCCGCAGCGGGCGCGAGCACAAGCGGGCCAGCCTCGAGCGGCTCGCCGAGGAGTTCCCGGACGTGCGCTGGCTGCTGGTCGGCGACGACGGGCAGCACGACGAGGCGATCTACGGCGCCTTCGTCGCCCGGCACGCCGAGAAGGTCGCCGCGGTCTGCATCCGCCAGCTGAGCCCGGGCGAGGCCGTGCTGGCGGGGGCCGGGTACCGCGACCACAACGTCTCCGGCCGGGCCGCCCGGGTCCCGTGGCTCTACGCGCCCGACGGCGCCGGCCTGGCCGAGAAGCTCGACGACACCGGCCTGCTGGCCGCGCCGACGCCGCAGCCCGAGGTCACGCCCTGA
- a CDS encoding IclR family transcriptional regulator, translating into MDNSSGVGVLDKAALVLSALETGPTTLAGLVAATGLARPTAHRLAVALEHHRLVSRDLQGRFILGPRLGELASAAGEDRLLATAGPVLARLRDITGESAQMFRRQGDFRVCVATAERMSGLRDSIPVGTQLAMTAGSAAQVLLAWEEPDRMQRGLRGSRYSAVALAAVRRRGWAHSVGEREAGVASVSAPVRSPSGKVIAAVSVSGPIERLSRQPGRLHAPAVIAAAERLSEVLRRSGAE; encoded by the coding sequence ATGGACAACAGTAGCGGTGTGGGCGTGCTCGACAAAGCCGCCCTGGTGTTGAGCGCGCTCGAGACCGGGCCGACCACCCTGGCCGGCCTCGTGGCCGCGACCGGGCTCGCCCGGCCGACCGCCCACCGGCTGGCCGTCGCGCTCGAGCACCACCGCCTCGTGAGCCGGGACCTGCAGGGCCGGTTCATCCTCGGCCCCCGCCTCGGCGAGCTCGCCTCCGCCGCGGGCGAGGACCGGCTCCTCGCCACCGCCGGACCCGTGCTGGCCCGGCTGCGCGACATCACCGGCGAGTCCGCCCAGATGTTCCGCCGCCAGGGCGACTTCCGGGTCTGCGTCGCGACGGCGGAGCGGATGTCCGGCCTGCGCGACAGCATCCCGGTGGGCACCCAGCTGGCCATGACCGCCGGCTCGGCCGCCCAGGTCCTGCTGGCCTGGGAGGAGCCCGACCGGATGCAGCGCGGGCTGCGCGGCAGCCGCTACTCCGCCGTCGCGCTGGCCGCCGTGCGCCGCCGCGGCTGGGCCCACTCCGTCGGCGAGCGCGAGGCGGGCGTCGCCTCGGTCTCGGCCCCGGTCCGCTCCCCCTCCGGCAAGGTCATCGCCGCCGTCAGCGTCTCCGGCCCGATCGAGCGGCTGTCGCGCCAGCCCGGCCGGCTGCACGCGCCCGCCGTCATCGCCGCCGCCGAGCGGCTGAGCGAGGTCCTGCGCCGCAGCGGCGCCGAGTGA
- the leuC gene encoding 3-isopropylmalate dehydratase large subunit — translation MGKTLSEKVWDAHVVRSAEGEPDLLFIDLHLVHEVTSPQAFDGLRQAGRPVRRPDLTLATEDHNTPTLNIDQPIADPVSRTQVDTLRRNAEEFGVPIHSLGSADQGVVHIIGPWLGLTQPGMTVVCGDSHTSTHGAFGALAFGIGTSEVEHVLATQTLTQAKPKTMAVNINGELPPGVTAKDVVLALIAKVGTGGGQGYVVEYRGSTIEDLSMEGRLTICNMSIEWGAKAGMIAPDQKTFDYVQGRRHAPTGADWDAAVEYWKTLRTDDDAVFDAEVDLDATQLSPFVTWGTNPGQGVPLGASVPDPETFSEEADRTAASKALEYMGLEAGQPMRAISVDTVFLGSCTNGRIEDLRAAADVIQGRHVAENVRMLVVPGSARVRLQAEDEGLDVVFKEAGAEWRAAGCSMCLGMNPDQLAPGERAASTSNRNFEGRQGKGGRTHLVSPPVAAATAVLGTLSAPADLQEI, via the coding sequence ATGGGCAAGACACTGAGCGAGAAGGTCTGGGACGCGCACGTCGTCCGCTCCGCCGAGGGCGAGCCGGACCTGCTCTTCATCGACCTGCACCTCGTGCACGAGGTCACCAGCCCGCAGGCCTTCGACGGTCTCCGCCAGGCCGGCCGGCCGGTCCGCCGACCCGACCTCACCCTCGCCACCGAGGACCACAACACCCCGACGCTGAACATCGACCAGCCCATCGCGGACCCGGTCTCGCGCACGCAGGTCGACACCCTGCGCCGCAACGCCGAGGAGTTCGGCGTCCCGATCCACAGCCTCGGCTCGGCCGACCAGGGCGTCGTGCACATCATCGGCCCGTGGCTGGGCCTGACCCAGCCCGGCATGACCGTGGTGTGCGGTGACTCCCACACCTCGACCCACGGCGCCTTCGGGGCGCTGGCGTTCGGCATCGGCACCTCCGAGGTGGAGCACGTGCTCGCCACCCAGACGCTGACCCAGGCCAAGCCCAAGACCATGGCCGTCAACATCAACGGCGAGCTGCCGCCCGGCGTCACCGCCAAGGACGTCGTGCTGGCCCTGATCGCCAAGGTGGGCACCGGCGGGGGCCAGGGCTACGTCGTGGAGTACCGCGGCTCGACCATCGAGGACCTGTCGATGGAGGGCCGGCTGACGATCTGCAACATGAGCATCGAGTGGGGCGCCAAGGCCGGCATGATCGCACCCGACCAGAAGACGTTCGACTACGTGCAGGGCCGCCGGCACGCCCCGACGGGCGCCGACTGGGACGCCGCCGTGGAGTACTGGAAGACCCTGCGCACCGACGACGACGCCGTCTTCGACGCCGAGGTCGACCTCGACGCCACTCAGCTGAGCCCGTTCGTCACCTGGGGCACCAACCCGGGCCAGGGCGTCCCGCTGGGCGCCTCCGTGCCCGACCCCGAGACGTTCTCCGAGGAGGCCGACCGGACGGCCGCCTCCAAGGCGCTGGAGTACATGGGCCTCGAGGCGGGCCAGCCGATGCGCGCGATCAGCGTCGACACCGTCTTCCTCGGCTCCTGCACCAACGGGCGGATCGAGGACCTGCGGGCCGCCGCGGACGTCATCCAGGGCCGCCACGTCGCCGAGAACGTCCGGATGCTCGTCGTCCCGGGCTCGGCGCGGGTCCGCCTGCAGGCCGAGGACGAGGGCCTCGACGTCGTGTTCAAGGAGGCGGGGGCCGAGTGGCGCGCCGCCGGCTGCTCGATGTGCCTGGGCATGAACCCCGACCAGCTGGCGCCCGGGGAGCGGGCCGCGTCCACGTCGAACCGGAACTTCGAGGGCCGCCAGGGCAAGGGCGGCCGCACCCACCTCGTCTCGCCGCCCGTCGCCGCCGCCACCGCGGTGCTCGGCACGCTGAGCGCCCCCGCCGACCTGCAGGAGATCTGA